Within the Apostichopus japonicus isolate 1M-3 chromosome 6, ASM3797524v1, whole genome shotgun sequence genome, the region atgtgtgcgtttgtgacgcccagcttgtaaacacgatatctcaagaagggaatgttggaccaacttcatgtttggtttgtaggtgtaccacattgagtacaagaagcctttgttttctgtggaggtcaaaggtcatttagggtcactaggggtcaaattgtgaaaaccttgtaaacatgatatctcaagaagggaaggttggaccaattcatatttagtgtgtagtagtaccacattgagtacaagaagcctaatgtttttggtgtaggtcaaaggtcattttgggacaacaggtcaaattgtgacaaccttgtaaacatgctaTTGCAAGAAAGGAAAGATATCATATTTGGTTTGAAAATGTACCATATTACagttaaggagcctattattgcttttggtgtaggtcaaaggtcatttgaagtcagcaaatgccaaacatttacttcactcccctcttacctgtctctccacactAAGAcatcttcctaaacataatCTCGTCaaggaagcttggacagatcgcatatttggtatgtaattgtaccacattgaggaCAAGAAGCcttaatgttgtgggcggaggtcaatggtcattagagttcaccaggggtcagattGTGAACCATGTTTcatcacattaagtacaagaagcttgttgttgaggtcaatggtcatttcaggacagcctgtgtcattgtgaatttatttttttgtcatatcgcactgcttttcactgtattactaatatcaagtatgttgtacaccatcactatacattacgtcacattcatgaagaaaataggtgaatgttacatcatcaaaaccactatgcatttttgcattctggttaagaGACAGGTATAGGGTCCATTTCTTGTTTTGTAGTGAAACTGTTCAAGTCATTTTCAAGTTGTTTCCTTGTGCAAAAGTGCAGATCAAGGTCTTGGTATCCCTGTTACATTTCACAGTTGATGTCGAGCAATCAGTGCTTCAGCATGCAACGATGGTTATGTTGTAAATatgtcctcaaaattttgatttcagtATTGCATCTCTTATAGAAATTCATTGTGTAAATATTTGAGGTATTAATTAAACTATATTGCAAAAGTTCACTTAgtactcaaaattcaaaagtaatgtAGATGCAAATAAAGTTAGCTATCAGTAGCATTAATTatatgttgttttataatttatgttttgcttttcaaaatttgaatgcaTTGCAACTAAAATGGAGAAAAGGGCCCATACCCAATAGTATTATAGTGGTgatttaaccaggaatgaggtggaaaattctttaatattaaccaggataatggtgacatcaaccaggaaatgttgtttaatttaaccAGAAAGAGGTGGAAAATTATGTGATATTAACCAGAATAGTATGAGTACCAACCAGGAataagttggttaatttgaccaggaaagaggtggaacttttatgatattaaccaggatagtatgaGTACCAACCATGAAATCTTGGTTGATttaaccaggaaagaggtggaaTACgtttgatattaaccaggattaTGGATAAGTAGTCACATCAACCAGAAAATGTTGATTATtttaaccaggaatgaggtgaatacccattgatattaaccaggatattGTAAAAATCTTACCAGGAAATTTAACCAGGATTTCCTGGTTATTTCTACCAGGATTTTCTACCAGGAGGAAACCTGGTGAAAACAACCAGGATATGGAGAGTGGCATATAAACGCATTTAAAATTTCACCAGttcctggtgaaatttcaccaggttgtttttagagtgtacacTCTTAAAACGTTGGTTAAAAAAAGAATGGTATAGGACCCCTGTGCACTTAATTGGTTAGTTTGTACCCTTAAGTTGGTTAACTGGCAGTATTTGGGCTATTCCAATAAGTATGTACATTTCACAGCCCGACGTTTAACCATCTTGTTTATAACTTTACCGCTCACTGAGTAAAAAATTCGCGcgtacacatatatgtacactgtacgtACATCAGCGCAGCGTCTATAACACACACTACATAGCACGTCATGCATAGTACGATCACTGACAGGGTGGTTCAGTAATCAAGAATACAGCTAATGCCATGGCAGATATCGAAGACAGTGCTGTCttgaatttcttgaaaaaataCGAGATCGAGTCTCTACATGAAACTTTTATCGGTAAGTGTAGCTTAACATCGGTAAAAAGTTTGAACTTATGTGGGCACTGAGACCCCCAGTGACAGTATAACGTTAGGCTCATAGGCCAACGTTAGGCTTATAATAGGCTAACGTTAATACtaatactatactactactactatagtaacACTAGTAATATTAGTAACAGTATACAGTTACTAAACTGCCACTGTGTTTAACACAGTGGTTTAGTCGATGTTAAATGTTATGAATCTTTTTCGTGTTTTTCACCATATACTAGTGTTGTTCGTGTAATcgacataggctaggcctaattatTAATGTAAATGTGGTATCCTATTAAAGTCCAAATACAAAAACTTTGACCTAGCCTACTGTCTATAGTATAggtagcctagcctagtgtATACACCTGTTTAATTATTTACACACATATAACAGTTAGGCTAAGGATAGATCAAATGTGATGCcacaaacttttttattttgatttatatcATACATATTTTGGAGGATATTTATGAGAATTtttgcacgataactcaacaagggaatgattgatcaTCGCCATACTTACTGTCGCATAGTGAGTagatatcatgaatattaatgaggtcacaggatcaaacatcaaaattttcaaattgcaataacttgacaACCATTATTCATTAAGTCAGaatttcttcatatttcatatatagtgATATTTGTAGATAGTGTGTGCATGCTGATGATTTATTCCTTTCTTATAACCCTCAGAGAATGGAATTGACAAAACTGCACTTCTTTTGCTTAAAGAAGATGACATAAGGGATCTGATACCAAAGATTGGTGACAGACTAAAATTTCAGGCAGGTTGGAAGAAGGAGGTGAGTACTCCTGTATATCAGCAATGGATTTTACATGCTTTAAATGTCTTACAAGAACTGAAGGTGGAATCAAAGGCTTATTTTTCCATATGAAGCATAACCATGGAATTAACTCAAAAAACTCAAGTAAAATTATTTGTGGTCAAGCCGGTTGCACTGCACTCTTTTTTTCAACTGAAGGCTACAAATGGCATCTCAACAGACACCACTTGGGTAATAAAGAACAAACTAATGACCAGGGGGACCAAGAGTCAGAAAGGAACAGTCCCATTCCAATGGAAGCAGATGCACATTATGAGGcagaagaagatgatgaagaaTCAATGGAAAATGATATCAACATAGCTAAATCATATGCAATATTCACAGCCCGACTTAAGTCCTCACCTATTCCTTCATCATTGGTGGGAAAAATTATTGTTGATGTACTGGACCTAATTGAAAATGTAGTTGATCATATTGAAATGGAAATTACTAGATTAATAAGTAACCAGCAGTCCACACTATTGAGAAAGGAAGAGGATAAGCAAGACTTTCACAATATTTTTGCCAATGCAAGGGAAGCTCCTTTCTCTGAAATGAGAACAGAATACCAACAGAGGATACTTTTCAAGCAAATTGGTGCATATGTTGAACCTGAACAAAAACTTCTAGGCTACTGTTTCAAGtctaaaataaataacaaaacaggAGCTCCAATTCAAAAACAAGAGAAAGAGACATTTCAGTACATTCCTTTGGCAATTTCACTTAAAAAATTTCTGGAACAACCAGGAGTTATGAATGCAATATTTTCAGCTAAAGCAATTGCAGATCCAAATGTCCTGGTTACATATCGAGATGGCATTCTGTTCAAAAATAGGTATCAACAGCATGGTGAAGTGCCTCTTATACCCCTGCTGCTATACAATGACGACTTTGAGACTTCAAACCCTCTTGGTTCAAGGAAAGGAAAACGTAAGATTTCAGCATTTTATACAAATGTGCTGTGTCTACCCAGGAGATATCAGGCCAGATTAAACAACATTCTTCTCACAGCTCTAATCACCTCATCTCTCATTACCAAATATGGTGTAGAAAGTGTTGCGAAAgtaataaaagaagaaattcaaATGTTATCGAATGCATGTCTGAATATTGAAGGGGATGATTTCAGTGGACTTGTTAGGCCGGTTTTGTTCCAAGTTGTTGGCGATAACTTGGGTATACATACCATGTTAGGCTATGTTCGTGGCTTTACAGCAAACTATTACTGTAGACTTTGCAAGGGGCATCGAAGTGTACTGCAAAAACAGTCAGTTGAAAATGCCAGTCTACTTAGAACAGTAGAAAATTATGTTGCAGATTTACA harbors:
- the LOC139969216 gene encoding uncharacterized protein isoform X1; this encodes MDFTCFKCLTRTEGGIKGLFFHMKHNHGINSKNSSKIICGQAGCTALFFSTEGYKWHLNRHHLGNKEQTNDQGDQESERNSPIPMEADAHYEAEEDDEESMENDINIAKSYAIFTARLKSSPIPSSLVGKIIVDVLDLIENVVDHIEMEITRLISNQQSTLLRKEEDKQDFHNIFANAREAPFSEMRTEYQQRILFKQIGAYVEPEQKLLGYCFKSKINNKTGAPIQKQEKETFQYIPLAISLKKFLEQPGVMNAIFSAKAIADPNVLVTYRDGILFKNRYQQHGEVPLIPLLLYNDDFETSNPLGSRKGKRKISAFYTNVLCLPRRYQARLNNILLTALITSSLITKYGVESVAKVIKEEIQMLSNACLNIEGDDFSGLVRPVLFQVVGDNLGIHTMLGYVRGFTANYYCRLCKGHRSVLQKQSVENASLLRTVENYVADLQHDDPSETGIRFATILNDLGEFHVVENITLDVMHDFLEGVIPLEMYLVLDQLIQEKKFTLEELNGRISCFNYGFTDQSNKPSPLKQSSLSNPGKVSGQSASQMMCLAFSLPIMIGDKIEEDSDAWELYLLLIDIFKIIMSPSLSLSATYVLKALIRDHHQLFLQLFPDRNLTPKQHFLTHYPRSLRFIGPLNQYTSMRFEGKHKTFKNLQIFLVISRTLLKHWQLNTKWPSVMHFSWNNLLKIKT